A window of Pedobacter lusitanus contains these coding sequences:
- the topA gene encoding type I DNA topoisomerase, translating to MAKNLLIVESPAKAKTIEGYLGKDFLVKSSYGHIRDLVKGDMGIDTNNNFAQTYEVPADKKQVVAELKKLAKDAEMVWLASDEDREGEAISWHLYETLGLKENKTKRIVFHEITKPAILKAIESPRTIDYNLVNAQQARRVLDRLVGFELSPVLWKKVKPSLSAGRVQSVAVRLIVDREREVNKFNAAAAYKITAKFSTGKAREFVKAELPQRFDQEADAEKFVRDCINAGFKISSLETKPAKRNPAAPFTTSTLQQEASRKLGFPVSRTMQVAQRLYESGKITYMRTDSVNLSETALTAAANEINSAYGHKYHHPRTYKTKSAGAQEAHEAIRPTYFDQHTVTGDSSEQRLYELIWKRAIASQMSEALFEKTTAQIAVSTRSENLVAEGEVMKFDGFLKVYLESSDDDDAEDQDNENILPPLANGQELTLNVMSATERFSRPPARYTEASLVKKLEELGIGRPSTYAPTISTIQNRGYVVKEDRDGRSRSFGSIILENGQVTKAIKTEITGAEKSKLFPTDIGEVVNDFLVEHFKGIVDFNFTAKVEKEFDEIAQGLQNWTKMLHAFYTPFHKEVEVTTETADRANGERLLGIDPVSGKNVYAKVGKFGPLVQIGQNDDEEKPRYASLMKSQSVGTVTLEDALEQFRLPFQLENYKDKEVSVGVGRFGPYVKWGDTYISIPKNEDPLTVDQNRAIVIIEEKITADAPVAHYQGLPVTKGTGRFGPFIKWNDLFINVPKAYNFDALADHDIAELITKKVEKEANRFIQQWAAEKIAIENGRWGPFIRFGKDMLKLGKNPATSEKYAPEDLAVLSLEDVKKLIIEQVPNAFEPKTTKKKAAGTKTAGTKSAAAKAPARKKAPAKKK from the coding sequence ATGGCCAAAAATTTATTAATAGTTGAATCACCTGCAAAAGCGAAAACAATAGAAGGGTATTTGGGTAAAGATTTCCTTGTTAAATCGAGTTACGGACACATCCGCGACCTTGTTAAAGGAGATATGGGAATCGATACGAACAATAATTTCGCCCAAACCTATGAAGTACCCGCTGATAAAAAGCAGGTGGTCGCTGAACTTAAGAAATTAGCAAAGGATGCCGAGATGGTATGGCTCGCTTCCGATGAGGACCGTGAAGGGGAAGCAATTTCCTGGCACTTATATGAGACGCTGGGATTGAAAGAAAACAAAACAAAACGTATTGTTTTCCATGAGATTACCAAACCGGCAATATTAAAAGCAATTGAGTCTCCAAGAACAATTGATTATAACCTGGTTAATGCACAACAGGCAAGACGTGTACTAGATCGTCTGGTAGGTTTCGAACTTTCTCCGGTATTATGGAAAAAAGTTAAACCCTCGTTATCTGCTGGTCGTGTACAATCTGTAGCAGTACGCCTTATTGTAGATAGAGAACGTGAAGTAAACAAGTTTAATGCTGCCGCTGCCTATAAAATCACAGCGAAATTCAGCACAGGAAAAGCAAGAGAATTTGTAAAAGCAGAATTGCCTCAGCGATTTGATCAGGAAGCAGATGCAGAGAAATTTGTACGCGACTGTATCAATGCTGGTTTCAAAATCAGTAGCCTGGAAACAAAACCTGCTAAACGTAACCCTGCTGCCCCTTTTACAACCTCGACTTTACAACAGGAAGCATCCCGCAAACTGGGATTCCCTGTTTCCCGTACCATGCAGGTTGCACAACGTTTATATGAAAGTGGTAAGATCACTTACATGAGAACAGATTCGGTAAACTTATCTGAAACAGCTTTAACGGCTGCAGCAAATGAGATCAATTCTGCTTACGGACATAAATATCATCACCCAAGGACCTATAAAACCAAGTCTGCAGGCGCACAGGAAGCACATGAGGCTATCCGCCCTACTTACTTTGATCAGCATACCGTAACCGGAGATAGTTCAGAGCAAAGGCTGTATGAGCTTATATGGAAACGTGCTATTGCTTCTCAAATGAGCGAAGCCCTGTTTGAAAAAACCACAGCACAGATTGCAGTAAGTACACGCAGTGAAAATCTGGTTGCGGAAGGTGAGGTCATGAAATTTGATGGTTTCCTTAAAGTTTATCTGGAATCCAGTGATGATGATGATGCTGAAGATCAGGATAACGAGAACATTCTGCCCCCATTAGCTAATGGACAGGAGCTGACTTTAAATGTAATGTCTGCGACAGAACGTTTCTCGCGTCCACCAGCAAGATATACAGAAGCAAGTCTGGTTAAAAAACTCGAAGAACTGGGTATCGGCCGACCATCAACCTATGCACCTACAATTTCAACGATTCAGAATCGTGGTTATGTAGTCAAAGAAGACCGCGATGGGCGTTCACGTTCCTTCGGTTCAATTATTCTTGAAAATGGTCAGGTAACCAAAGCTATCAAAACAGAAATTACCGGTGCAGAGAAATCCAAACTGTTTCCGACCGATATAGGTGAAGTTGTAAATGATTTCCTGGTAGAACATTTCAAAGGAATAGTTGATTTCAACTTTACAGCTAAAGTAGAAAAGGAATTTGATGAAATTGCCCAGGGTTTACAAAACTGGACAAAAATGCTTCATGCTTTTTACACCCCTTTCCATAAAGAAGTTGAGGTAACTACAGAAACAGCAGACCGCGCAAACGGAGAACGTCTGTTAGGTATTGACCCTGTAAGTGGTAAAAATGTTTATGCTAAGGTAGGTAAGTTTGGTCCTCTGGTACAAATTGGTCAGAATGACGATGAAGAGAAACCAAGATATGCAAGTCTGATGAAATCTCAGTCAGTTGGTACCGTCACCCTTGAAGATGCTTTAGAACAGTTCAGGCTACCTTTCCAGCTGGAAAATTATAAAGATAAAGAAGTTTCAGTGGGTGTAGGCCGTTTTGGTCCCTATGTGAAATGGGGTGATACCTATATCTCTATTCCTAAAAATGAAGACCCGCTGACTGTTGATCAGAACCGTGCAATAGTTATCATTGAAGAAAAAATCACAGCTGATGCTCCCGTAGCACACTATCAGGGATTACCAGTGACTAAAGGTACCGGACGTTTCGGCCCTTTTATCAAGTGGAATGATCTTTTCATTAATGTACCTAAAGCTTATAATTTTGATGCATTAGCTGATCATGATATTGCTGAGCTAATTACCAAAAAAGTAGAAAAAGAAGCCAACAGATTTATTCAGCAGTGGGCTGCAGAGAAAATAGCGATTGAAAATGGCAGATGGGGACCTTTTATCCGTTTTGGAAAAGATATGCTCAAACTGGGTAAAAATCCAGCCACTTCAGAAAAATACGCCCCGGAAGACCTGGCCGTACTTTCGCTTGAGGATGTAAAAAAATTAATTATTGAACAGGTTCCCAATGCTTTCGAGCCAAAGACTACGAAGAAAAAGGCAGCTGGCACTAAAACTGCCGGAACAAAGAGTGCAGCGGCTAAAGCTCCTGCCAGAAAAAAAGCCCCAGCTAAAAAGAAATAA
- a CDS encoding glutathione peroxidase, whose product MNTLLILFSLLFTPPQSIYDFTFKTIDGKEIKLAKFKGKKILIVNTASKCGYTPQYEDLEKLHQKYGKEVVLIGFPAGNFGGQELATNSEIQDFCKKNFGVTFLLSEKVSVKGNDINPIFKYLTSASNADFTGDIKWNFEKFLINEKGELVHRFRSKVTPMSAELTKNL is encoded by the coding sequence ATGAATACCCTACTTATTTTATTCAGTTTGTTATTTACCCCACCACAAAGTATCTATGATTTTACCTTTAAAACAATTGATGGTAAAGAGATTAAGCTTGCAAAGTTTAAGGGTAAAAAAATTCTTATTGTAAATACAGCTTCAAAATGTGGTTATACGCCGCAATATGAAGACCTGGAGAAATTGCACCAGAAATATGGTAAGGAAGTTGTCCTTATTGGTTTTCCGGCTGGTAATTTTGGTGGACAGGAACTGGCTACCAATTCAGAGATCCAGGATTTCTGCAAAAAGAATTTTGGTGTTACTTTTTTATTAAGTGAAAAAGTAAGTGTAAAGGGAAATGACATTAACCCGATCTTCAAATATCTAACTTCGGCCAGTAATGCTGATTTTACGGGAGACATTAAATGGAATTTTGAAAAGTTCCTGATTAACGAGAAGGGTGAACTGGTTCACCGTTTCCGTTCTAAGGTTACTCCAATGAGTGCTGAACTGACTAAAAACCTGTAA
- a CDS encoding 5'-nucleotidase C-terminal domain-containing protein, whose product MYNSVPLRAASFILGSFFLYSCSSNYQVVKSNRTEYAVNSKVAPDSSVIHTYLPYKLKLDSQMNQILGYSANEITKKMVGGESTLGNFMSDAVLSEARKKYPQIDFTIPSPNGGLRNDLPLGAITLSNVFELMPFENELIVFELKGTAVQGLLDYIARSEGQPVGGLTMKIEAGKAEEVMINGQPFDTAKNYHVLTSDYIAGGADGITCFKNPVAVQVLGLKIRDALIMYIKENQEKGKKINSKLDGRMSNDKS is encoded by the coding sequence ATGTACAATTCAGTTCCGCTCAGGGCAGCAAGTTTCATCCTGGGGTCTTTCTTTTTATATTCCTGCAGCAGCAATTATCAGGTGGTTAAATCAAACCGTACGGAGTATGCGGTAAACAGTAAAGTTGCTCCAGACAGCTCTGTTATCCATACTTATTTGCCGTATAAACTAAAGCTTGATTCACAAATGAATCAGATTTTGGGTTATTCAGCAAATGAAATCACCAAGAAAATGGTGGGCGGAGAATCTACTCTGGGAAACTTTATGAGTGACGCTGTTTTGTCTGAAGCCCGAAAAAAATATCCACAAATTGATTTCACCATACCAAGTCCAAATGGTGGCTTACGAAATGATCTGCCTTTAGGAGCCATTACATTATCCAACGTTTTTGAATTGATGCCATTTGAAAATGAGTTAATCGTTTTTGAGCTCAAAGGGACAGCGGTTCAGGGTTTACTCGATTATATTGCCCGTAGTGAAGGACAGCCTGTAGGCGGCTTAACCATGAAAATTGAAGCTGGCAAAGCTGAAGAGGTCATGATCAATGGTCAGCCATTTGATACGGCTAAAAATTACCATGTACTTACTTCTGATTATATCGCAGGCGGAGCTGACGGAATTACATGTTTTAAAAATCCGGTAGCTGTTCAGGTACTTGGCCTTAAAATACGTGATGCCTTAATTATGTATATCAAAGAAAACCAGGAAAAAGGAAAAAAGATCAATTCAAAATTAGATGGGAGGATGTCCAATGATAAATCGTAG
- a CDS encoding bifunctional metallophosphatase/5'-nucleotidase: MINRRKFIKTGSIAAVATALSIDSLDAMANGALKQLTILHTNDVHSQIEPFPMNGSRNQGLGGVARRAALIKKIRSEQPNVLLLDAGDIFQGTPYFNLYGGELEIKLMSEMGYDAATMGNHDFDNGLEGFYKQLPHANFPILISNYDFSDTVMHKSTQSYKIFNKAGLKIGVFGIGIELKGLVGEKNYGNTIYQDPVSKANEVAGLLKKELHCDLIICLSHLGYKYSDNKVSDQTLAQNNDHIDLIIGGHTHTFLAKPQDVKNRAGRITTINQVGFAGINLGRIDYYFESYRGKKLLTSSPYMISDQLDS, from the coding sequence ATGATAAATCGTAGGAAGTTTATAAAAACAGGTAGTATAGCAGCAGTTGCCACAGCATTAAGTATAGATTCATTAGATGCTATGGCAAATGGAGCATTAAAACAACTGACCATTTTGCATACCAATGATGTACATAGTCAGATTGAACCTTTTCCCATGAACGGATCCAGGAATCAGGGGCTTGGCGGGGTTGCCCGCAGAGCTGCATTGATTAAGAAAATCAGATCTGAGCAACCCAATGTTCTTTTGCTGGATGCAGGTGATATCTTTCAGGGGACGCCTTATTTTAATCTTTATGGCGGAGAACTTGAAATTAAACTGATGAGTGAGATGGGATATGATGCAGCAACGATGGGAAATCATGATTTCGATAATGGTCTGGAAGGTTTTTATAAACAACTTCCACATGCAAATTTTCCAATTCTGATTAGTAATTACGATTTCTCAGATACGGTCATGCATAAATCTACGCAGTCTTATAAGATCTTTAACAAGGCTGGTTTGAAGATTGGTGTCTTCGGTATAGGAATTGAACTGAAGGGGCTGGTAGGAGAGAAGAATTATGGAAATACCATTTATCAGGACCCTGTATCAAAAGCAAATGAGGTGGCTGGTTTGCTTAAAAAAGAGCTGCATTGTGATTTGATTATTTGTCTTTCTCACCTGGGTTATAAGTATTCAGATAACAAGGTTTCTGATCAGACTTTAGCACAGAATAATGATCATATAGATTTAATCATTGGTGGACATACACATACTTTTCTAGCTAAACCTCAGGATGTTAAAAATAGAGCAGGGAGGATAACTACAATTAACCAGGTAGGTTTTGCAGGAATAAACTTAGGCCGTATAGATTATTATTTTGAATCATACAGAGGGAAGAAATTATTAACTTCTTCACCCTATATGATTTCGGATCAGCTGGATAGCTAA
- the mnmA gene encoding tRNA 2-thiouridine(34) synthase MnmA, whose protein sequence is MSKRGRILVAMSGGVDSSVAAVMLHEQGYEVIGLTMKTWDYATSGSNSKETGCCSLDSINDARTLAVNYGFPHYILDIREEFGDYVIDNFVDEYLAGRTPNPCVLCNTHIKWEALLKRANKLDCEFIATGHYANVRQHENGRHVISKGLDENKDQSYVLWGVSQENLARTQFPLGSFAKADIRQMALDMGQEELAKKSESYEICFVPENDYRSFLKHKVGDLEERVAGGNFITSDGMIVGQHKGYPFYTIGQRKGLGIAFGEPMFVTQILPESNTVMLGRAEELERSEAMVRNINLIKYENILEPMDNVITKIRYKDAGMLSTIVQEKDKMRVVFDHNVSAIAPGQSAVFYEGNDLLGGGFLV, encoded by the coding sequence ATGAGTAAAAGGGGTAGAATTCTGGTAGCCATGAGTGGCGGTGTAGATAGTTCAGTAGCAGCAGTAATGTTACACGAACAAGGGTATGAAGTTATTGGTTTAACGATGAAGACCTGGGACTATGCTACTTCCGGAAGTAATAGTAAAGAAACCGGATGCTGTAGTTTAGACAGCATCAATGATGCCCGTACTTTAGCAGTAAATTATGGCTTTCCACATTATATATTAGACATCAGAGAAGAATTTGGTGATTATGTAATTGATAATTTTGTTGACGAGTACCTTGCAGGCCGTACACCTAATCCTTGTGTGCTTTGCAATACCCATATCAAATGGGAAGCTTTGTTAAAACGTGCAAATAAACTGGATTGTGAATTTATCGCTACTGGGCATTATGCAAATGTCAGACAACATGAAAATGGCAGGCATGTAATTTCCAAAGGACTGGATGAAAATAAAGATCAGTCTTATGTTTTATGGGGTGTTTCTCAGGAAAATCTTGCCCGTACACAATTTCCACTAGGATCTTTTGCCAAAGCCGATATCAGACAGATGGCATTGGATATGGGACAGGAAGAACTGGCAAAAAAGAGTGAGAGCTACGAAATCTGTTTCGTTCCGGAAAATGATTACCGTTCGTTTCTGAAACATAAGGTAGGAGATTTGGAAGAACGTGTTGCAGGCGGAAATTTTATCACAAGTGATGGAATGATTGTCGGACAGCATAAAGGTTATCCTTTCTATACAATCGGACAGCGTAAAGGCCTGGGAATTGCTTTTGGCGAACCTATGTTTGTTACCCAGATTCTTCCGGAAAGTAACACAGTAATGCTTGGAAGAGCAGAAGAATTGGAAAGAAGTGAAGCAATGGTACGTAATATTAACCTGATCAAATATGAAAATATTTTAGAACCAATGGATAATGTGATTACCAAAATACGTTATAAAGACGCTGGTATGTTAAGTACCATTGTACAGGAAAAAGATAAAATGCGTGTGGTATTTGACCACAATGTATCTGCTATAGCTCCTGGTCAGTCTGCAGTTTTCTATGAAGGAAACGACCTTTTAGGAGGCGGTTTCCTTGTCTAA
- a CDS encoding GH92 family glycosyl hydrolase: protein MKKLLFYSVLFIPFIASAQQDLAKYVKPIIGTQKMGHTYPGAVVPFGAVQLSPETDTLSYELNGKYNGDVYKYCAGYRYEDKTIVGFSHTHFSGSGHSDLGDFLIMPTQGKLQLNPGVASDPKGGFRSAFSHQNEVAEAGYYKVKLDDDQILAELTASKRVGMHQYTFPKSDQSHIILDLMSGIYNYEDKNVWTYVRVVNDSLVTGYRQTNGWARTRTVYFAMSFSKPFVKYGQRNYDRKQAYKGFWGKFDQTKNFPEIAGKQLRMYFDFKTQDQERVKIKFALSPVSQENALENMRAEIPGWNFEQVKEQAKQEWNKELNKITVNTSEDDKVNFYTAMYHAFINPTVYTDINGQYKGLDQGIHEAKGFTNYTTFSLWDTYRALHPFFNLIQPSRNNDMVKSMMAHYNQSTLKMLPVWSHYANDNWCMSGYHSVSVVADAIIKGVYDGDPEAALAACITTSNRKDYEGIGDYIDKGFIPAEKSGVSISNTLEYAYDDWCIAQLAKKLNKEDIYQEYIKRSGNWENNFDASTGFMRAKMADGTFQKKFDVMSTHGQGFIEGNSWNYSFFVPQNPKLLIERMGGKQKFAKRLDSLFTMHLPDEFFAETEDITREGIVGGYVHGNEPAHHVAYLYNWTDQPWKTQSRIRMILKMQYKNAPDGLGGNDDCGQMSAWYLFSSLGFYPVAPGSDEYSVGSPAVKSAIVKLENGKIFTIDAINQSDKNVYVEKVLLNGKAITTHTIRHADITKGGKLTFYMSSKATK, encoded by the coding sequence ATGAAGAAACTTTTATTTTACAGTGTTTTATTTATTCCTTTTATCGCCAGTGCGCAGCAAGATCTTGCTAAATACGTAAAGCCAATTATAGGAACGCAAAAAATGGGGCATACTTATCCCGGTGCTGTAGTTCCTTTTGGGGCTGTGCAGTTAAGCCCGGAGACAGATACGCTTTCTTATGAGCTTAATGGTAAATACAATGGTGATGTTTATAAATATTGTGCAGGTTACCGTTACGAAGACAAGACAATTGTTGGATTCAGCCATACGCATTTCAGTGGCTCCGGGCATTCTGATCTCGGGGATTTCCTGATTATGCCAACGCAAGGGAAATTACAGTTAAATCCGGGTGTTGCTTCTGATCCCAAAGGAGGTTTTCGTTCTGCCTTTTCTCATCAGAATGAAGTAGCAGAAGCAGGATATTACAAAGTGAAACTTGATGATGACCAGATTCTGGCAGAATTGACTGCCTCAAAAAGAGTAGGGATGCATCAGTATACTTTTCCTAAATCTGATCAGTCGCATATTATTCTTGATCTGATGTCCGGAATTTATAATTATGAAGACAAAAACGTATGGACTTATGTACGGGTGGTTAATGATTCATTAGTGACTGGCTATCGTCAGACCAATGGCTGGGCAAGAACCAGAACAGTATATTTTGCAATGTCTTTTTCTAAACCTTTTGTGAAATACGGGCAGAGAAACTATGACCGTAAACAGGCTTATAAGGGGTTCTGGGGCAAATTCGATCAGACAAAAAACTTTCCTGAGATAGCTGGAAAACAATTGAGGATGTATTTTGATTTTAAGACCCAGGATCAGGAGAGGGTGAAGATAAAATTCGCGCTTTCGCCGGTAAGCCAGGAAAATGCACTGGAAAATATGCGTGCTGAAATACCGGGCTGGAATTTTGAACAAGTTAAGGAACAGGCTAAGCAGGAGTGGAACAAAGAGTTAAATAAAATTACTGTTAACACTTCTGAAGACGATAAGGTTAATTTTTATACTGCAATGTACCATGCCTTTATTAATCCAACAGTTTATACAGATATAAATGGTCAGTATAAAGGGCTTGATCAGGGGATACATGAGGCTAAGGGATTTACAAATTATACTACATTCTCGTTATGGGATACTTACCGGGCTTTACATCCTTTCTTTAACCTGATTCAGCCATCAAGGAATAATGATATGGTTAAATCTATGATGGCGCATTATAATCAGAGTACATTGAAAATGTTGCCGGTCTGGTCACATTATGCTAATGATAACTGGTGTATGAGTGGATATCACAGCGTATCTGTAGTTGCTGATGCGATTATTAAAGGAGTTTACGATGGCGATCCTGAAGCAGCACTGGCGGCTTGCATAACAACTTCTAACCGCAAGGATTATGAAGGAATAGGAGATTATATCGATAAAGGCTTTATTCCAGCAGAAAAAAGTGGTGTATCTATTTCTAATACGCTAGAGTATGCTTATGACGATTGGTGTATTGCACAGCTTGCCAAAAAACTAAATAAGGAGGATATTTATCAGGAATATATTAAACGCTCTGGAAACTGGGAGAATAATTTTGATGCTTCTACCGGATTTATGCGGGCTAAAATGGCCGATGGTACATTTCAGAAAAAATTTGATGTAATGAGTACTCATGGACAGGGTTTTATTGAAGGTAATTCATGGAACTATAGTTTTTTTGTCCCTCAAAATCCTAAACTGTTGATTGAACGGATGGGAGGGAAACAGAAATTTGCAAAGAGATTGGATTCTTTGTTCACGATGCATTTGCCTGATGAGTTTTTTGCAGAAACTGAAGATATTACCAGAGAGGGGATAGTAGGTGGGTATGTACATGGTAATGAGCCTGCGCATCATGTCGCTTATTTATACAACTGGACTGATCAGCCCTGGAAAACTCAGTCAAGAATCAGAATGATCTTAAAAATGCAATACAAGAATGCTCCGGATGGTTTAGGTGGAAATGATGACTGCGGACAAATGAGTGCGTGGTATCTGTTTTCTTCTCTGGGTTTTTATCCTGTAGCACCTGGTTCTGATGAATACTCGGTGGGTAGTCCGGCTGTGAAATCAGCAATAGTGAAGCTGGAAAATGGGAAGATATTTACTATTGACGCAATTAATCAGAGTGATAAAAATGTGTATGTGGAAAAGGTTTTACTCAATGGCAAAGCGATTACAACGCATACAATCAGACATGCTGATATTACCAAAGGAGGAAAGCTAACATTTTATATGAGTAGTAAAGCGACTAAATAG